In Citrus sinensis cultivar Valencia sweet orange chromosome 2, DVS_A1.0, whole genome shotgun sequence, a single genomic region encodes these proteins:
- the LOC102617906 gene encoding protein CHUP1, chloroplastic, protein MVAGKVRMAMGLQKSPANPKHETPPPAKPPSPSPSSAKASSQKTAFSRSFGVYFPRSSAQVQPRPVPDVAELLRLVEELRERESLLKTELVEHKLVKASAAIVPVLESEIAAKNTELELSFKKIESLQCENERLKEMLEQNKRESEKKMKEMEQEIEELKKAASERSKVAELSIESDELSSSQRFQGLVEVSVKSNLIKNLKRAKSSDGVISSLSSDTPNHNHKLERQDSKREEPEGERPRHSRCNSEELAFSFSFDSTQASLRSRVPRVPNPPPKPSSSSSLPADNKLSAGKQFPPPPPPPPSAPKPLPAPAKSAPPPPPPPPKGLRAGPAKVRRIPEVVEFYHSLMRRDSRRDSGAGQSEVLPATSNARDMIGEIENRSAHLLAIKTDVETQGDFIRYLIKEVESAAFTDIEDVVPFVKWLDDELSYLVDERAVLKHFDWPEQKADALREAAFGYFDLKKVETEASSFHDDARQPCGLAFKKMQALLEKLEHGVYNLSRMRESATKRYRGFQIPMDWMLETGIVSQIKLASVKLAMKYMKRVSAELETVGGSPEEEELIVQGVRFAFRVHQFAGGFDVETMRAFQELRDKARSCHIQCQNQHQQKLVCRSTAC, encoded by the exons ATGGTGGCTGGTAAGGTGAGAATGGCAATGGGTTTGCAAAAATCACCTGCAAACCCAAAGCACGAAACCCCACCGCCAGCAAAGCCACCCTCACCTTCACCGAGCTCGGCCAAGGCTTCTTCTCAAAAGACAGCCTTCTCACGCTCCTTCGGCGTCTACTTCCCACGCTCCTCCGCCCAAGTCCAGCCTCGTCCGGTACCCGATGTTGCCGAGCTCCTCCGCTTAGTGGAAGAGCTTCGTGAAAGAGAGTCCCTGTTAAAGACTGAACTCGTTGAGCACAAGCTGGTTAAAGCGTCAGCTGCGATTGTTCCAGTTCTTGAAAGCGAGATCGCTGCCAAAAACACTGAGCTGGAATTATCCTTCAAAAAGATTGAATCTTTGCAATGTGAAAACGAGAGATTGAAGGAAATGCTCGAACAAAATAAGAGAGAgagtgaaaagaaaatgaaagaaatggaGCAAGAGATTGAGGAGTTGAAGAAAGCGGCGTCTGAACGTAGCAAAGTAGCAGAGTTATCGATCGAAAGTGACGAGCTTTCTTCTTCTCAGAGGTTTCAAGGACTAGTGGAAGTGTCAGTGAAGTCGAATCTGATCAAGAATTTAAAAAGAGCAAAGAGTTCAGACGGGgtcatttcttcattaagttctGATACTCCTAATCATAATCACAAGCTTGAACGACAAGATTCTAAGAGAGAAGAACCAGAGGGTGAGAGACCGAGGCACTCGCGGTGTAACTCAGAAGAACTCGCCTTCTCCTTCTCCTTCGACTCAACTCAGGCTAGTCTCAGATCACGTGTTCCTCGCGTGCCGAATCCACCGCCAAAACCATCATCATCCTCTTCACTTCCAGCAGATAACAAACTTTCAGCGGGTAAACAGTTTCCTCCACCGCCTCCGCCTCCTCCTTCAGCGCCAAAGCCGTTGCCTGCTCCGGCAAAGTCAGCGCCTCCACCGCCTCCGCCCCCTCCGAAGGGACTGAGAGCGGGGCCAGCGAAGGTCAGGAGAATTCCGGAGGTAGTGGAGTTCTACCATTCTTTAATGCGCAGAGATTCGCGCCGTGATTCCGGTGCCGGTCAGTCGGAAGTTTTGCCGGCGACGTCTAATGCCCGTGACATGATAGGCGAGATTGAGAACCGGTCGGCACATTTACTCGCT ATAAAAACAGATGTAGAAACACAGGGAGATTTCATAAGGTATTTGATCAAAGAAGTTGAAAGTGCTGCATTTACTGATATTGAGGATGTTGTGCCATTTGTGAAATGGTTGGATGACGAGCTCTCTTACTTG GTGGATGAAAGAGCAGTGCTGAAGCACTTTGATTGGCCAGAGCAGAAGGCAGATGCTCTGCGAGAGGCAGCATTTGGATATTTTGATCTCAAGAAAGTGGAAACTGAGGCTTCTTCATTTCATGATGATGCTCGCCAGCCATGCGGTCTGGCTTTCAAGAAAATGCAGGCCCTGCTAGAAAA GTTGGAGCATGGTGTTTACAATCTCTCACGGATGAGAGAATCTGCCACGAAGAGATATAGGGGTTTTCAAATTCCCATGGATTGGATGCTTGAAACTGGAATTGTAAGCCAG ATCAAGCTAGCATCAGTTAAATTAGCCATGAAGTATATGAAGAGGGTATCTGCAGAGCTTGAAACAGTTGGGGGTAGCCCTGAAGAAGAGGAGTTGATAGTCCAAGGTGTTAGATTTGCATTCCGTGTACATCAG TTTGCTGGAGGATTTGATGTTGAAACCATGAGGGCATTTCAAGAGCTGAGAGATAAAGCCAGATCATGTCACATACAATGCCAAAACCAGCACCAGCAGAAACTTGTTTGCAGGTCTACAGCCTGCTAA
- the LOC102617329 gene encoding uncharacterized protein LOC102617329 isoform X1, with translation MGELFDIEGHFGQYVSIFDVKDDTAGLSTTVFGYRCKEMSRTGCGSWSLNLPSTALKSNHPSVNILKSNTLYSPDRLVSGSYLRASPRFCGQIKAPATAAAMEAEQSGGTATNSISNPPMKLLFVEMGVGYDQHGQDVTAAAMRACRDAISSNSIPAFRRADEVAGSIPGVSFEQMKLLIKLGVPHSLQQLLDIERVKSVFPYGKILDVEVVDGGLICSSGVHVEEMGDKNDDCYIVNAAVYVGY, from the exons ATGGGGGAATTGTTTGATATAGAAGGGCATTTTGGTCAGTATGTATCAATTTTCGATGTGAAAGATGATACAGCTGGACTTTCTACTACTGTCTTCGGATATCGGTGCAAGGAAATGAGTCGGACTGGGTGTGGGAGCTGGTCACTAAATTTGCCATCGACTGCTCTTAAATCCAATCATCCAAGTGTTAATATTCTTAAGAGCAATACGTTATATTCACCAGACCGACTTGTTTCTGGATCATATCTTCGAGCTTCTCCTAGGTTTTGTGGCCAAATCAAAGCGCCGGCAACAGCAGCAGCCATGGAGGCTGAGCAAAGTGGAGGCACAGCCACCAATAGCATCTCAAACCCACCTATGAAACTCTTGTTTGTTGAAATGGGTGTTGGCTACGATCAACATGG GCAAGATGTTACAGCTGCAGCTATGAGGGCTTGCAGGGATGCCATATCTTCCAATTCCATTCCAGCATTTAGGAGAG CTGATGAGGTTGCAGGGTCAATACCTGGTGTCTCTTTTGAGCAAATGAAACTACTGATCAAGCTGGGGGTTCCCCACTCTCTTCAGCAGCTGTTGGACATTGAGCGGGTCAAGTCAGTGTTTCCATA CGGCAAAATTTTGGATGTTGAAGTTGTTGATGGAGGCTTGATATGCTCTAGCGGTGTGCACGTGGAAGAAATGGGAGATAAAAATGATGACTGTTACATAGTAAATGCTGCGGTATATGTGGGCTACTAG
- the LOC102617329 gene encoding uncharacterized protein LOC102617329 isoform X2 — protein sequence MGELFDIEGHFGQYVSIFDVKDDTAGLSTTVFGYRCKEMSRTGCGSWSLNLPSTALKSNHPSVNILKSNTLYSPDRLVSGSYLRASPRFCGQIKAPATAAAMEAEQSGGTATNSISNPPMKLLFVEMGVGYDQHGQDVTAAAMRACRDAISSNSIPAFRRGSIPGVSFEQMKLLIKLGVPHSLQQLLDIERVKSVFPYGKILDVEVVDGGLICSSGVHVEEMGDKNDDCYIVNAAVYVGY from the exons ATGGGGGAATTGTTTGATATAGAAGGGCATTTTGGTCAGTATGTATCAATTTTCGATGTGAAAGATGATACAGCTGGACTTTCTACTACTGTCTTCGGATATCGGTGCAAGGAAATGAGTCGGACTGGGTGTGGGAGCTGGTCACTAAATTTGCCATCGACTGCTCTTAAATCCAATCATCCAAGTGTTAATATTCTTAAGAGCAATACGTTATATTCACCAGACCGACTTGTTTCTGGATCATATCTTCGAGCTTCTCCTAGGTTTTGTGGCCAAATCAAAGCGCCGGCAACAGCAGCAGCCATGGAGGCTGAGCAAAGTGGAGGCACAGCCACCAATAGCATCTCAAACCCACCTATGAAACTCTTGTTTGTTGAAATGGGTGTTGGCTACGATCAACATGG GCAAGATGTTACAGCTGCAGCTATGAGGGCTTGCAGGGATGCCATATCTTCCAATTCCATTCCAGCATTTAGGAGAG GGTCAATACCTGGTGTCTCTTTTGAGCAAATGAAACTACTGATCAAGCTGGGGGTTCCCCACTCTCTTCAGCAGCTGTTGGACATTGAGCGGGTCAAGTCAGTGTTTCCATA CGGCAAAATTTTGGATGTTGAAGTTGTTGATGGAGGCTTGATATGCTCTAGCGGTGTGCACGTGGAAGAAATGGGAGATAAAAATGATGACTGTTACATAGTAAATGCTGCGGTATATGTGGGCTACTAG
- the LOC102617623 gene encoding protein trichome birefringence-like 38 isoform X1, with protein MGFGSHVLLFWLFQFVLLSSMLLKEAEAEQHLYNVTSLRGRKQVSGCNLFQGRWVIDPSYPLYDSSSCPFIDAEFDCLKYGRPDKQYLKYSWQPASCAVPRFDGGDFLRRYRGKRIMFVGDSLSLNMWESLSCMIHASVPNAKTSFVRKETLSSVSFEEYGVTFLLYRTPYLVDIVKQKVGRVLTLNSIQAGKFWKDMDVLIFNSWHWWTHTGKAQPWDYIQDGQTLLKDMDRLEAFYKGMSTWARWVDLNVDPSKTKVFFQGISPTHYTGKEWNSRKKNCLGELEPLSGSTYPGGAPPAASVVNKVLSSINKPVYLLDITTLSQLRKDAHPSTYSGKHSGTDCSHWCLPGLPDTRNQLLYAALTMSWFYTT; from the exons ATGGGTTTTGGTTCCCACGTTTTGCTCTTTTGGTTATTCCAATTTGTGCTTTTGTCATCAATGTTGCTAAAAGAAGCAGAAGCTGAGCAGCACTTGTATAATGTGACCAGCTTGAGAGGGAGAAAGCAAGTGAGTGGGTGCAATTTGTTTCAAGGGAGATGGGTGATAGACCCTTCATACCCACTCTACGATTCATCATCTTGCCCTTTCATTGATGCTGAGTTTGATTGCCTCAAATATGGCAGGCCTGATAAGCAGTACCTCAAGTACTCTTGGCAACCTGCCTCTTGTGCCGTACCCAG GTTTGATGGTGGGGATTTTCTGAGGAGATATAGAGGGAAAAGGATAATGTTTGTGGGGGACTCACTGAGTTTGAATATGTGGGAATCGTTGTCGTGTATGATTCACGCGTCGGTGCCGAACGCCAAGACATCTTTTGTGAGGAAGGAAACACTGTCGTCTGTTTCTTTTGAG GAGTATGGAGtaacttttcttttgtatCGGACGCCATACTTGGTTGATATAGTTAAACAAAAAGTTGGGCGAGTACTGACGCTGAACTCAATCCAAGCTGGCAAATTTTGGAAAGACATGGACGTTCTGATCTTTAATTCATGGCATTGGTGGACCCACACTGGAAAAGCACAACC ATGGGATTATATTCAAGATGGGCAAACACTGCTTAAAGATATGGACCGTTTAGAGGCATTTTATAAAGGAATGAGTACATGGGCTAGATGGGTTGATCTCAATGTCGATCCTTCCAAAACCAAAGTATTTTTCCAGGGCATTTCTCCCACTCATTACAC GGGCAAGGAATGGAATTCGCGGAAAAAGAACTGCTTGGGAGAATTGGAACCACTATCAGGATCTACATATCCAGGAGGCGCACCTCCAGCCGCTTCAGTTGTGAACAAAGTGTTGAGTTCTATTAACAAGCCGGTTTATTTGCTGGATATAACGACGCTTTCACAACTGAGAAAAGATGCTCACCCGTCAACATATAGCGGCAAGCATTCCGGCACTGACTGCAGCCATTGGTGTCTTCCAGGTCTGCCTGATAC CCGGAACCAGCTCCTGTATGCTGCCCTCACAATGTCATGGTTCTATACCACATGA
- the LOC102617623 gene encoding protein trichome birefringence-like 38 precursor (The RefSeq protein has 3 substitutions compared to this genomic sequence) yields the protein MGFGSHVLLFWLFQFVLLSSMLLKEAEAEQHLYNVTSLRGRKQVSGCNLFQGRWVIDPSYPLYDSSSCPFIDAEFDCLKYGRPDKQYLKYSWRPASCAVPRFDGGDFLRRYRGKRIMFVGDSLSLNMWESLSCMIHASVPNAKTSFVRKETLSSVSFEEYGVTFLLYRTPYLVDIVKQKVGRVLTLNSIQAGKFWKDMDVLIFNSWHWWTHTGKAQPWDYIQDGQTLLKDMDRLEAFYKGMSTWARWVDLDVDPSKTKVFFQGISPTHYTGKEWNSRKKNCLGELEPLSGSTYPGGAPPAASVVNKVLSPINKPVYLLDITTLSQLRKDAHPSTYSGKHSGTDCSHWCLPGLPDTWNQLLYAALTM from the exons ATGGGTTTTGGTTCCCACGTTTTGCTCTTTTGGTTATTCCAATTTGTGCTTTTGTCATCAATGTTGCTAAAAGAAGCAGAAGCTGAGCAGCACTTGTATAATGTGACCAGCTTGAGAGGGAGAAAGCAAGTGAGTGGGTGCAATTTGTTTCAAGGGAGATGGGTGATAGACCCTTCATACCCACTCTACGATTCATCATCTTGCCCTTTCATTGATGCTGAGTTTGATTGCCTCAAATATGGCAGGCCTGATAAGCAGTACCTCAAGTACTCTTGGCAACCTGCCTCTTGTGCCGTACCCAG GTTTGATGGTGGGGATTTTCTGAGGAGATATAGAGGGAAAAGGATAATGTTTGTGGGGGACTCACTGAGTTTGAATATGTGGGAATCGTTGTCGTGTATGATTCACGCGTCGGTGCCGAACGCCAAGACATCTTTTGTGAGGAAGGAAACACTGTCGTCTGTTTCTTTTGAG GAGTATGGAGtaacttttcttttgtatCGGACGCCATACTTGGTTGATATAGTTAAACAAAAAGTTGGGCGAGTACTGACGCTGAACTCAATCCAAGCTGGCAAATTTTGGAAAGACATGGACGTTCTGATCTTTAATTCATGGCATTGGTGGACCCACACTGGAAAAGCACAACC ATGGGATTATATTCAAGATGGGCAAACACTGCTTAAAGATATGGACCGTTTAGAGGCATTTTATAAAGGAATGAGTACATGGGCTAGATGGGTTGATCTCAATGTCGATCCTTCCAAAACCAAAGTATTTTTCCAGGGCATTTCTCCCACTCATTACAC GGGCAAGGAATGGAATTCGCGGAAAAAGAACTGCTTGGGAGAATTGGAACCACTATCAGGATCTACATATCCAGGAGGCGCACCTCCAGCCGCTTCAGTTGTGAACAAAGTGTTGAGTTCTATTAACAAGCCGGTTTATTTGCTGGATATAACGACGCTTTCACAACTGAGAAAAGATGCTCACCCGTCAACATATAGCGGCAAGCATTCCGGCACTGACTGCAGCCATTGGTGTCTTCCAGGTCTGCCTGATACCTGGAACCAGCTCCTGTATGCTGCCCTCACAATGTGA
- the LOC102617030 gene encoding 50S ribosomal protein L34, chloroplastic, which produces MASLSITTSIPPPWLTSKSTHHSRRIPSASLILRTGRSSVSVNVAGNNSSPSRPGLLHCSFVSSSLCSSAFHSAFSGLSLGLDFNSNAGVRKEKRQGLVVRAGKAALCQTKRNRSRKSLARTHGFRRRMRTTSGRAILKRRRAKGRWVLCPKSYPNSGKRA; this is translated from the exons atGGCTTCATTGTCGATAACAACATCAATCCCACCACCATGGCTTACTAGCAAAAGCACACATCACTCACGAAGAATTCCTTCTGCTTCTCTCATTCTGCGGACGGGAAGAAGCTCTGTGTCGGTGAATGTTGCCGGCAACAACTCCTCACCATCTCGCCCTGGGCTTCTTCACTGCTCCTTTGTTTCCTCTTCTTTATGTTCTTCCGCTTTTCATTCAGCTTTTTCAG GTCTATCCTTAGGGCTAGATTTCAATTCTAATGCTGGGGTGCGAAAGGAGAAACGCCAGGGTCTGGTGGTGAGGGCGGGGAAGGCTGCTCTGTGTCAAACTAAGCGGAATAGGTCTCGAAAATCCCTAGCTCGCACTCATGGCTTCCGCAGACGGATGAGAACCACTAGTGGAAGAGCAATATTGAAGCGTCGAAGAGCCAAAGGACGGTGGGTACTTTGTCCCAAGTCCTACCCCAATAGTGGGAAGCGTGCCTAA